A single window of Xylocopilactobacillus apicola DNA harbors:
- a CDS encoding PTS sugar transporter subunit IIC, protein MNNFVTFLEQKVVPVANKIGQQRHMAAIRKGIVSTLPLTIVGSFFTIISNMPIPAVAKFLSAYQEILDVPFRFTVGILSVYATFGIAYSLAQYYKLDPLTNGIIGVMAFLVATVKPVHVLKPIKGTIEAGRYISIGNLSASSLFAAIVTALVSVEIVHYFTKHNITIKMPEGVPPEVSNSFAGLLPAAVVLILFWVIRHVIGFNIANFLSNLLMPLKGVLAGNSLLGGLLTIIFITFFWVLGIHGTAIMDPIIRPFWEMSIASNMAEFHAGVNVHHLSTIFTEQFLQWFVWIGGAGGTLALVVLFIFSKSNYLKELGKLAFLPGLFNINEPIMFGAPIVLNPILGLPFIIAPLVTATISYFATISGIVPMMMARLPFTIPSPIAAMMSTNWSWQAAVLAIINFVIDLAIYYPFFKVFERQQLKQESEN, encoded by the coding sequence ATGAATAATTTTGTTACATTTTTGGAACAGAAAGTAGTTCCGGTTGCTAATAAAATTGGACAGCAAAGGCACATGGCGGCAATTCGTAAAGGAATTGTTTCAACATTACCACTTACAATTGTTGGATCGTTTTTTACGATTATTTCCAACATGCCGATCCCTGCTGTGGCAAAATTTTTATCAGCATATCAGGAAATATTAGATGTTCCATTTAGATTTACAGTGGGGATTTTGTCAGTGTATGCGACTTTTGGGATTGCCTATTCGTTAGCACAATATTACAAATTAGATCCACTAACTAATGGAATCATTGGGGTGATGGCGTTCTTAGTTGCAACAGTAAAGCCGGTACACGTTTTAAAGCCGATAAAAGGAACTATTGAGGCAGGAAGGTATATTTCGATTGGGAATTTAAGTGCCTCCTCATTATTTGCTGCAATTGTCACGGCGCTTGTCTCAGTTGAAATAGTTCATTATTTTACTAAACATAATATTACGATCAAAATGCCTGAGGGAGTTCCGCCAGAAGTATCGAATTCTTTTGCAGGTTTACTTCCTGCCGCAGTTGTTTTGATCTTATTTTGGGTAATTAGACACGTTATTGGATTTAACATTGCTAACTTTTTAAGTAATCTCTTAATGCCATTAAAAGGCGTTCTAGCAGGAAATAGTTTGCTTGGCGGCCTTTTGACAATTATTTTCATTACATTTTTCTGGGTATTGGGAATTCACGGAACAGCAATTATGGATCCAATCATTCGGCCTTTTTGGGAAATGTCAATTGCTAGCAACATGGCAGAATTTCATGCAGGAGTTAATGTTCATCACCTGTCGACAATTTTTACAGAGCAATTTCTGCAATGGTTTGTTTGGATTGGTGGGGCAGGAGGAACACTTGCGTTAGTAGTACTTTTTATATTTTCAAAATCTAATTATTTGAAAGAATTAGGTAAACTTGCATTTTTACCAGGACTTTTTAATATTAATGAACCAATCATGTTTGGTGCGCCGATTGTATTGAACCCGATTTTGGGTCTTCCCTTTATTATTGCACCACTTGTTACCGCAACGATCTCTTATTTTGCAACAATATCGGGAATTGTTCCAATGATGATGGCCCGGTTACCATTCACGATCCCATCTCCAATAGCTGCGATGATGAGCACTAATTGGAGTTGGCAAGCAGCAGTTTTGGCAATCATTAATTTCGTTATTGATCTTGCAATTTATTATCCGTTCTTCAAAGTATTTGAACGTCAACAGTTAAAACAAGAATCAGAAAATTAA
- the mscL gene encoding large conductance mechanosensitive channel protein MscL has product MSNDNKNTSSISSGFRRFLLRDNVIGMAIGLVVGSAFSNIIRSFVDNLINPFLSIILNHVNFSQKVLQVGEGQNIITVKWGQFLSDIINFLILAFIVYLIIWWLNKTLAKDPKERFGYSAELDELKEIRKIMAYQTLQQDKDRKEREEQNYDHNENTSYRH; this is encoded by the coding sequence ATGTCTAACGATAACAAAAACACAAGTTCGATTTCTAGTGGTTTTCGCCGGTTCCTTTTAAGAGATAACGTAATCGGGATGGCGATTGGTTTAGTTGTGGGATCGGCTTTTTCTAATATTATTCGCTCATTTGTGGATAATTTGATCAATCCATTTTTAAGCATTATTTTAAATCATGTGAATTTTTCACAGAAAGTTTTGCAAGTAGGCGAGGGCCAAAATATAATTACGGTCAAATGGGGCCAGTTTTTAAGCGACATAATTAATTTTTTGATTCTAGCTTTTATCGTGTATCTAATTATTTGGTGGCTCAACAAGACTTTGGCAAAAGATCCCAAAGAACGCTTTGGTTATAGTGCCGAACTAGATGAATTAAAAGAAATTCGTAAGATCATGGCTTATCAAACTTTGCAGCAGGATAAGGATCGAAAAGAACGTGAAGAGCAGAATTATGATCATAACGAAAATACTAGTTACCGGCATTGA
- a CDS encoding NAD(P)H-dependent oxidoreductase — MENKGELRKEIIAVFNRRYATKKFDPTKKIDPADWQVILEAARLSPSSFGYEPWKFLLIENEQIKEDLKDFAWGAVNSINGASHLLLCLARTDVTADSDYVKHLVEDVFQNKYDPHSPRTDAFRNFQKHDFQLNDPQTLFDWACKQTYIALGNMLTTAAWLGIDSCPIEGFNREKLTDYLVSHDLMDPKHFGVSYLAGFGYRDQEITPKKRQPLTDIYQVI; from the coding sequence ATGGAAAATAAAGGAGAATTGCGCAAAGAAATTATTGCGGTGTTTAATCGCCGATATGCGACAAAAAAGTTTGATCCAACCAAGAAAATTGATCCAGCGGATTGGCAGGTAATTTTAGAGGCAGCTCGATTATCCCCAAGCTCATTTGGCTATGAGCCGTGGAAATTTTTGTTAATTGAAAACGAACAAATTAAAGAGGATCTTAAGGATTTTGCTTGGGGTGCAGTAAATAGCATCAATGGTGCAAGTCATTTGTTGCTTTGTTTGGCGCGCACGGATGTAACAGCTGACAGTGATTACGTGAAACATTTGGTTGAGGACGTTTTTCAAAATAAATATGATCCCCATTCTCCGCGTACTGATGCATTTCGAAATTTTCAAAAGCATGATTTTCAGTTGAATGATCCCCAAACGCTTTTTGATTGGGCTTGTAAACAGACTTACATTGCACTTGGAAATATGTTAACAACTGCGGCTTGGCTTGGGATTGATAGTTGTCCGATTGAAGGCTTTAACCGCGAAAAATTAACTGATTATCTCGTTTCTCACGATCTGATGGATCCAAAACATTTTGGAGTTTCTTATTTAGCAGGTTTTGGTTACCGAGACCAAGAAATCACTCCTAAAAAAAGACAGCCTTTAACAGATATTTATCAAGTAATCTAA
- a CDS encoding DUF871 domain-containing protein, which yields MNQRRLGVSVYPDHSDLKQDQNYLEKASSLGFTRIFMSMLEINGDSKAVVDKYKSIIGFAKDLNYEIILDVSPAIFDTLKISYDDLQFFKDLGADGIRLDNGFDGAKEALLTFNPQNLIIEINMSNDVAYLNNILSYEANIPFLYGCHNFYPQKGTGLPSSFFEKCGRRFKSQNIHTAAFISSSVGQIGPWDVNDGLPTLEFDRELPLDIQAKHLFATGLIDDVIIGNAYASKAELEKLSNIDRYQVEFTIETTENNNRVENQILFDNQHVRRGDINEMTIRSTQVRKKYEAEKNLPHDHNQTFERGDVVIGNDTFGKYKNELQVILEPHADPRKNKVGRIIEDELFLLDFIRPWSKFKFVNLND from the coding sequence TTGAATCAGCGAAGACTAGGGGTATCGGTTTATCCCGATCACTCAGATTTAAAACAAGATCAAAATTATTTAGAAAAGGCCAGCAGTCTCGGTTTTACAAGGATTTTTATGAGCATGTTGGAAATCAATGGAGATTCGAAAGCCGTTGTTGATAAATATAAATCGATCATTGGTTTTGCCAAAGACTTAAATTATGAAATCATTTTAGATGTTTCTCCTGCGATTTTTGATACGCTAAAAATTAGCTATGATGATCTGCAGTTTTTTAAAGACCTAGGTGCCGATGGCATCCGTTTGGACAACGGTTTTGATGGCGCGAAGGAGGCCTTATTAACTTTTAATCCGCAAAATTTAATTATTGAAATTAATATGAGTAATGATGTAGCCTATTTAAATAATATTTTGAGTTATGAAGCTAATATTCCGTTCCTCTATGGCTGTCATAATTTTTACCCGCAAAAAGGAACGGGATTACCATCTTCCTTTTTCGAGAAATGTGGGCGTCGATTTAAGAGCCAAAACATTCACACGGCAGCTTTTATTTCTTCTTCGGTTGGTCAGATTGGACCTTGGGATGTTAATGACGGTTTGCCGACCCTGGAATTTGATCGCGAATTACCTTTGGACATTCAAGCGAAGCATCTTTTTGCCACGGGCTTAATTGACGATGTAATTATTGGTAACGCTTATGCTTCAAAAGCGGAACTAGAGAAATTGAGTAATATCGATCGTTATCAGGTTGAATTTACAATTGAAACCACTGAAAATAATAATCGGGTTGAAAACCAAATTTTATTCGATAACCAGCATGTTCGAAGAGGAGATATCAACGAAATGACGATTAGATCGACTCAAGTTCGCAAAAAATACGAAGCTGAAAAAAATCTGCCACACGATCATAACCAAACTTTTGAACGGGGGGATGTTGTGATTGGTAACGATACTTTCGGTAAATATAAAAACGAGTTACAAGTAATTTTAGAACCACATGCTGATCCTAGGAAAAATAAAGTTGGGCGAATTATCGAAGATGAACTCTTTTTATTGGATTTCATTCGCCCTTGGTCTAAGTTTAAGTTTGTTAATTTAAACGACTAA
- a CDS encoding acyltransferase family protein — translation MQRSRKNKSHVDYSHYRQTNFELLRILSMYAIIIHHLIAHSGFSWSQFKVTPNKIWLLSVLPIGKVGVGTFILITGYFTYRHSPKLKTLLRITTTTSFYSILIYILANLTIPGTHVTPQTFFQSVFPIISNLYWFATAYVFMYILMPYLNILAERLAVKQYVIMLGVLILLICGPAYLMYYGVPVYGYTDVAVMILLWLTGAFIRKYENYIHIKSWLLCLILAILIIGDFLFHFWGFNLGVEHPKIYIYTMNIGMYNYSFFSYVVAVVVFLLFKNMKIKPNFIINFAASGVFAVYLIHDNPYVSNLIFKTFIHFPQVKDLPTMIQQTFTIPAVILLVCLLIEYTRSIMFGTFQNYYLNFWVKIIGKIDRAFTKFLARIFKRGGKNNGK, via the coding sequence ATGCAAAGATCACGAAAGAATAAATCACATGTAGACTACAGCCACTATCGGCAAACAAATTTTGAGTTATTGCGAATTTTAAGTATGTACGCAATTATTATTCATCATCTGATTGCCCATAGTGGATTTTCTTGGAGTCAATTTAAGGTCACGCCTAATAAAATTTGGTTGTTATCTGTATTACCGATTGGCAAAGTTGGAGTCGGGACCTTTATTTTAATTACCGGATATTTCACTTATCGTCATTCGCCTAAATTAAAAACTTTGCTACGCATCACTACGACTACCAGTTTTTATTCAATTTTAATTTATATATTAGCAAATTTGACGATTCCTGGAACTCATGTTACTCCGCAAACTTTTTTTCAGAGTGTTTTTCCGATAATATCTAACCTTTACTGGTTTGCGACTGCTTATGTTTTTATGTATATTCTAATGCCTTATTTGAATATTTTAGCCGAGCGATTGGCAGTTAAGCAATATGTGATCATGCTGGGTGTATTAATCTTGTTGATTTGTGGACCAGCCTATTTGATGTATTACGGGGTGCCGGTTTATGGTTATACCGATGTTGCAGTCATGATTCTTTTATGGCTTACTGGCGCTTTTATTCGTAAATATGAAAATTATATTCATATTAAAAGTTGGCTTCTTTGCTTGATCCTAGCAATTTTAATTATCGGTGATTTTCTTTTTCATTTTTGGGGTTTTAATCTGGGAGTCGAACATCCTAAAATATATATTTACACAATGAATATCGGCATGTATAATTACAGCTTTTTTAGTTATGTTGTGGCAGTTGTTGTTTTTCTATTATTTAAAAACATGAAAATTAAACCTAATTTTATAATTAACTTTGCCGCCTCGGGAGTGTTTGCTGTTTATTTGATTCATGATAATCCTTATGTTTCAAATCTTATTTTTAAAACGTTTATTCATTTTCCTCAGGTCAAAGATTTACCGACGATGATCCAACAGACTTTTACGATTCCAGCAGTGATTTTGTTAGTTTGCCTTTTGATCGAGTATACACGCTCAATTATGTTTGGAACTTTTCAAAATTATTATTTAAATTTTTGGGTTAAAATAATAGGTAAAATCGATCGGGCTTTCACCAAATTTTTAGCCCGTATTTTTAAGCGAGGAGGAAAAAATAATGGAAAATAA
- a CDS encoding Ltp family lipoprotein: protein MKKRRKIYQTWEFWVIVALAILVVSPRLKLPQFRLEFRKHDPKTVAPKKINNVNLAIDEIKSHTELGLLTSRKALFLRLTAPKGDGLVFSEEAANQAIDKMKFNWNKSATECAKRLLDGIINKRSELIKFLVDQYLFLPSEAEYALKHVKVDWTQKALQEAQRSVNQINYSKQMLYELLIDKERSGFTESEAHFAVNNINVNWSELALKSALKTKHENRDIEKELERQKFTSDQIDYALQHVDD, encoded by the coding sequence TTGAAAAAAAGACGAAAAATTTATCAAACTTGGGAATTTTGGGTCATTGTGGCGCTGGCGATTCTGGTCGTTTCGCCGAGGCTAAAGCTGCCGCAATTTCGGCTCGAATTTAGAAAACATGATCCTAAAACCGTTGCTCCAAAGAAAATCAATAACGTAAATTTAGCAATTGATGAAATTAAGAGCCATACTGAGCTCGGACTTTTGACCTCGAGAAAAGCACTCTTTCTTAGATTGACTGCCCCAAAAGGAGATGGTCTAGTTTTCAGCGAAGAAGCCGCTAATCAAGCGATCGATAAAATGAAATTTAACTGGAACAAATCAGCAACCGAATGTGCCAAAAGACTTCTGGATGGAATTATTAACAAGCGATCAGAACTCATCAAATTTCTTGTAGATCAATACCTTTTCTTGCCTTCAGAAGCTGAATATGCACTTAAGCATGTCAAAGTCGACTGGACGCAAAAGGCGTTGCAAGAAGCCCAACGTAGTGTCAATCAAATCAACTACTCGAAACAAATGCTCTACGAATTGCTTATTGACAAAGAACGGTCTGGCTTCACCGAAAGCGAAGCTCATTTTGCGGTTAACAATATCAACGTAAATTGGTCCGAATTAGCTTTAAAGAGCGCTTTAAAAACTAAACATGAAAACCGCGATATCGAAAAAGAACTTGAACGGCAAAAATTTACTAGCGACCAAATTGATTATGCCTTACAGCATGTTGATGATTAG